aagactagggccttcgatttttgatcggatactaggggcccagctcccgaCACATACACATGGGACACAGCTCCCCactcatacacttgggacacagctccccgctcatgcactagggacacagctccccgatcattgaCTTGTAGTACGATTTCCCGATCAGGATCCAAGGGCCTCGCTCTTTGTTTACTGGCTAGAGGCCTTACTCTCTAATCGGGGATCAAGGGCCCAGCTCCCCGATGATTAgggtctgcatcctcttactgctacaggctctgcacccttcgctATGAGGCTCTACATCCTTTTACTACTACTGTCTCTGCACCCTTTACCATGAGATTCAACATTCTTTTACTGCTATAGGcactctattattattatatgctctGCATCTTCCACCTATTTTGCATCCTCTGACATCTGCAGGCTTTACTACCTATATCCGCGGTGTTCTGCTTCCTTATATGGTTATGGACTCTGCTCCCTCATATGGCTACGAGCTTCAATCCCTTGGACGGTCAAGGCTCAGGTTATTCTTCTCCCTAACTCCGCGgacatttgggagtcaagggatcgacaCTATTTCTCTTACTAGCTGTACGGGCATTGGAGATTTGAGTCAGCCGGTTGACATCACTTCAccatcaggtatgataaaggctctgTCCTCTCATATTGCTATGGGCTCCGTTTCTATGCATTTCAAGTCTTATCCTCCCCTGGTCGGGGTCGAGTTACTGCCACTGGTCTCGAACCAGAGTATCACCATCGGTCTAGGATCGGAGTATCGCTAATGATCTCCAGGTCGGACTTCTAAACCAATTCTCAGTCGGATTCCTAGATCAATTCctagtcagacctccagatcaattccggGTTAGACCTCCAGATTAGTGCCTGGCCAGATCTCTAGTTCAATGCCTGGTCAGACTTTCAGATTGCTTCTTTGTCAGGCCTTTAGATTATTTTttagtcaggtctccagatcaatttCTGGTCAGATTTCCATATCAATTCCtgatcaggtctccagatcaagtcctggtcagacaTTCAAATCAATTCTTGGCTAGGTCTCCAGATTAAGTACTAGTCAGGCCTCCGGATCATCTCCcggtcgggattccaaactctcaccccagtgtgagttataagtgagcattgctCTCACGCGCAACCCCCCAATGActttcccggtcggctgtcccagactctcgcgctAGTGCGAGTtctaagtgagctatgctctcacgcccaacaaccgagCTACtcggtcggctatcccagactctcgcccagtgcgagttataagtgagctttgctctcacgcccaatgaccgagctgctcggtcggctgtctcacactctcgccccagtgtgagttataagtgagcatgctctcacgcccaacgacctctcggtcggcgctCTTCACACACTCGCaactctgcccgacactcatcatACTCATCGCTCCACTGgccgctctgcccggcacccATCCCACTTGCTTCACTAGTCGCTCTGCTGGGCAATTATCATTCGCGTTTCGCTGTTGCCCGGTCGACGTTCACCGCcccactcgccgctctgcctggCACTAAGCTCCCACGTTCCGCTCACCGCTGTTGCTCGGTCGACATTCATcgcttcactcgccgctctgctcgaCTCTCATCGTGCACGCTTCACagctctgctcggcactcatcgTGCACGCTTCGCCGCTCTGTTTGGCACTCGCTCGGTCGCGCTCTCGACTTTGCGCGTCTATCCTTCTCTTCATTGCCAGGTCGTAATTTATTGTCACTCGGTCGACActcgctcggtcggcactcgctcggtcgacactcgcTCGGTCGGTGCTCGCTCGGTCAGCACTCACTCGATCGGCATGTTCCCGGTCGCACTTACGGCTTTTACTCATCCTGGTCACGATTTATTTGGACGACATTTTCTCGGTCGTGCATTCAACATCGCTAGTCCATCGCCTTTTGTCTCGCTCAGCAATCGCTCGATCGCTCTGCTCGGCCTCGTCCGAGCGTCTTCGCGATATCACTCGGTCTCCCTCAGCATCTGATCGATCGTTTGCTTGTCGTGCGTTTTGAATTATTTCTCGTCGCTCGCTCGATTCTGCTTGAGTCACATGCTTAACATTAGCACAGCTACTCGTTCGACGTTATATGACAGACCTGTGATATGACTCTGCATTCAGTAGCGATTTTGTTTTTTGTTCggttgggtctagtcagtcggacttgcgcctccttcgactagacttgagggggaggatTGTGATACGGATATGATAGGGGGGGTAGAGAAGAAATAAGGGGAAAGAAGGAGGGTATTTAGGTCTTTTCGCTAACTAGGGCTTTAAGTGGGGAATACTGTAGCATGCAAAGTGGGGTCTCGGCTTCGTTCGTGCGCCACcaacttctccttcctcctcatgCTTCTCACCGGAGACGACGCCATCGCCGGTCGCCACAccacttctcctcctctccctgCTTACACGCGTCGTCACCTTCTCCTCTCTGACTCTGCTCCTCACGTCGCCACCGCCGGAAAGGCCGGTGCTCCTCTCTCCCCATCCGCCTCGCGACGCCGGCGACGACCGACCACCGTTCCTCTCCGCTCCTCCTCCCGTAGTCGCCGTGAACCAAAAGGAAAGGGGTTGTTTTTGGTTCGTGCTCGCCGTCGCCAGGAGGAACCCACAAAATTGGACCTTCTTCCTCACATGTACGACGCCGTCGCCGGAGCCGAGACCGGCCACCACCTcttcccctctccctctcctcaccgTGCGGCCACTTCTCCTCCTCGCGATGCGGGTCACAGAACTGCCTCTTCTTCTTCATCGTCACCAGCCACCGGCCTCGccgcctcctctcctcccttgtcGCCGCcgttcctcctcttcctccttgcgaCGTCGGGCGACAGCCACCATCAACCACCCTTCTCACCTACAGCATACTCCAACGAGCCACCTCTCGCCAGCGACACACTCCGACGAGCCCAGGCTACGCCCGTCGGGATAGATGGCCCTCTCGCCGCCTTCGCTGCTCGTCGGATTGCCTTTGCTGCTCGCTGGACCACCCACGCCACGCGCACAATGCACATTCGTCGCCCGATCCATGGCTTCGCGGACGGCATAGCTGCTATCATGCTCCGAGCAGCACTGTCGTACAGTTTTGACGTCGATCCGGTATCTGATCCATGCTGCTATACGCTGTCGACACTGATCGAGCCTTTGAGCCATCGTCGTAGGTCGGCCTTCGTGCGGTTGTTATGTTTCGGTTTGTGTGCTTATGTAGTATTCTTGTCTGTGTACTGATGTTGTATACCGGCCGGTGTGTTGTCTCGTGTGTCGGTCAGTGTACTCATCCCGTGTCCCGGCCTGCATGCCGACCTCGTGTCTAGGTCTGTGTGTTGATCTCGTGTCTCGGCCTGTGTGCCGATCTCGtttcccggcctacgtgccgatctAGTGTCCCGGTCTGTCTGTCGATCTCGTTTCCCAACCTGTGTGCCGACCTAGTGTCCCGGTCTGCGTGCCGGTGCTTTATCCCGACCTGCAGCTCGCCTTTCGAGCCTGTGCCGCGTTCAGCTcctcgtcgtcagatccagctcttcagCCTGATCAcagtcatctactcttccgggtcgcgacaactgGAGCTGCGCCCTCGgtgcgtcccatccgagggcgcccccctgggctaGGGTACGTTTTCCGTATTCGTTTccttatttatttcattattatattattatccggttacttatatattcgttggatctgcctcgagtctCGAGGTACCGGGCGCCGGGTCaatccggtcgctggctgcaggtagcgttgaccagagaacTTCTGAAGACTCGGTCAACAtgggagccatctcagcacacccccctctgGGACGTCGCGATTCGGTTAACATTTGATCCACCTCATCCGACggtccatccgactcagcttccagacCGGATCACTAATTTACCACCATTTAGATTGAGTTTGCCTAAACCATTTGTTGCAATTGTCCGCATACAATTTATCATTCATCACCATGAAAGAATATGGTATACAAAATCCATGGATGCAATTGAGTTCCAACTAGTTTTTAAAAGAACAAGTGACTAATTCAACATCGGAAAAGGTCTACAACCAGTTCATTTATAATCAAAGCTAGTGTATCTTCCTCAATGTTTTTACTCAGCTCAATTCTCCCTGTCATTAACTCAAGCCAGTCTAAGTTTGTTGGTCGCTGGATTTCTTGCTTTGTAAGCTCAACCGGGCTCTTACTGTCCATATGCTGCCATCTTATGATCTTCTCCTCAACCAACTCTGCCAATCTTCTTTTGCTCAAATATTGGTATCTAACAAAGCCTTCGTAACTTTTATGACAGAAATAATCGTAGAGTGAATCCAAAGATTCTACCATGCAGTCTAAAAGAAGTTGCCCCTGTAGATTCTCCCGTTGAACCAGCATAGTAGCCACATTGCATTTTGCTCTCCCTTGCATTCCATTTCTAACTTCTTCTTGTGCTTCATCAGGGTAGTTATTCTGCTTAAATAGTTTGCTGCCAGTAATTGCAGAAAGCTTGCTACTGTGGAGTCTATTGATGTCAACTAAGGTTTCTGAGTCATCAGTTTCTGCATTCCTTTCTTCCATTTTGGTGCAGTTCTCTGGCGAGTGGCACTCCATATGCTTGTATCCTAGATTAACAACTCATGCAAATTAAGTTATCAAGGTACCTGAATTTATGAAGGCTACATGATAGCTAAGCGACTATAAAAACCACAGCAAAGTAGTATTATAATTACAGTTAGTCGTTATTTTAGCATTTGATGGATGCATTTACTAAGTCAAAACAAGAACATGATTATGAAAGCAACAAGTTCACCTGATAGGCAATTGTGGTTCAGGCAGCAGCAACTATCACTCGAGGTTGAAGCTTCCACATACGACACATCAGTTTCACCGTCACAAGAGATAGAATTTACACGAGTTCTAGATTTTGCATTTTCCTGAAGAAATGATGAGCCAATGATGCATCTCAGCGACAGGATTTAAATGATCTTTCCCTAAAAAACACAGATTATGGATATTCTGAATATAACTTTGTTGTAGTAATAGCTATCAACAAGGAAAGAACACATTCATTAATATGATacaaaataaacaaaaagaaactagaaagaaagAGTCGTCAGAAGCTTAGATTACAGTTTCTGGTATACAATTTTTCAATCCTTTTTGCACTTGTTTAGTTGATAATCGAAACTTATTACGAGAGATTTGCAAAACTATGAACATTCAACCATGGAATTCTCTTTTGTTTGGCAGTTTGTGATTGCTTTGTAAACAACCATTGCACCGACTGCAAATtctaaaggtctaattaaatgctGGACCTCACATTGAGTAACAACATAAGAATAACTTGCCTGAATATTTTCATTTATGTTTGCAGTCTGTTCATCAGTGAAGGTCTggtgagaaaagtccaagtaaccAGAGGAACACAAGTAATTCTTTTCAAAAGAGGAAGTTCTGCCCAGTATTGACAGTGAATTGATTCCCGGAAAACAATCATCTGTCTGAAAATTGTAGTTCTGCTCAAAATCTTGGAGATGGGAGAGTTTATCCCTTAGATCAACAAGCAGTGAATCTTTTGGAGAAGTGCCACTAATGACTTTATTAAAGCACTTGTTCCTCTCAACCATGTTCAGTTGGCATGTAGATCTTGTAACATGTCTTCTTCCTGAACTAAAAGACAGAAAAATTCTTTGTTTCTCTTTTTTACTTCCATTAATGGACTTTTTATCTTCAATCGACTCGTTTCTTGTGATACTCTGCTCCTTGGGATGGCTAACAATGGATCGTGCAAATTTTTTACGCATTGGCAACTCCTTTGTGATTCTCTTTTGGCTCAAGAAATCTCCACCAGAGAGTTCATCACATGCAATGTGATGGTTACTGGCAGGTCTCCTTCTGGCTATCATCTTATCCTTGTCCAATTCCATGCTCCATGTTTTTGTTTCATTTCCCCTCCCTGTTCTAGTTCTTCCCATCACAAGTGTCCTATTTCCCGAGCTTTTGCTTGAAGCACCAGCAATCACATTAGCCTCACTATCTGAAGAATAATTTTCAATCCCTGATGCCAACTGATTTTTTCTTAAAGTTAGATTCTCAGGATTCCTGTATCTACCGTGACCATTTCTTGTATTGAAACTTCTTTCTCTGTTGCAAgcattttgatttttcttgcatCCCTGCATGACTCCCCTTCCTAAACTCTCTTCCCTCACTTCAAAATTTAATGATGATGATGACGATGAACCTCTATACTCATGATCAAGTTCTTCAGGGCACTTGCCATTTACTCTCAAATTCATGACTTCCACTAAACTCCCACAGTTTGCGCAAGAACCAACATGGAGATCATGACTTGAGGGCATATCTGATCCACCTGCAATTTTCACCGAGCTATCAAAGTTGGTGATGCCAAATTTAGAAGCGTTCCTGAACTGCAAACCGGGTTCCAAGATCCTTGTAGCAACCTCCCTCAACCGTGCTTTCCTTCTCCTTGGTGATCTCCTTTGACTCTGAATTACTGACGCCACCCTGTGCTGCTCTTCCAAACTCATTTCCAACCGGAACGTATCTTTTCCTAGAGATCGTCGATTCTTCAACAATCTCGTGGTCTTGGGCTGCGTCTTAGACTTTGAACAAACCTTTCGGCTCTCCGCTTGCTTGTTCTCATGGTGAACATTGGGCATCGATTCCAGTCCCATCAGTCGGGCTATCATGGTTGGAGCGCACATTTCCTTCGCAGAGGAATCTTGGTAAGAGCATGAACCTCCACGACTCTCTTGGGATACCTTGGGATTGATTACAAAAAGCTACTAAAGCCATGCCAAATATCATAAGCCAAAAAAATTGATAACAACAAACTCTGAGTACCGGTAATTGCTTGGCAATGGCGAACTTATCTTGCCCACCAAGCCTCTTCAATGCCCTCTTTGCAGCATTAACTGAGAAAGAAGGAAAAAACTAACACAAgaatgaaagagaaaaaaaatagctaGCTGCGATATCACAAGAGCGTTAACCTGGAGGCAGAAGCTTCCTGGAgaattgcttcttcttcttccagtcAAATAGATGGAGGAAGATGCCAATGCATCCTCCTGGCTTCCTCGTTGGCTCCTTCTCTATGATCGCGAGGGTTGAACCTGAACAAGTATCCCTCATTCTTCAAAATCTTAAAACAGTGCCTTCTTCAGTCGCTTCATTAGCGCAAGCTTGGAGAAGAGACTTTACttaaaaagtttttattttttttctgttgTCCATCGTTGGTAAGAATGTGTGCATGAGAGAGTCATTACTGGCGAAAGCTGCGGTATAGTGGAAAACGTAAGCCTAGGCTCTGCATTGGCATCTTTGTCAGGCCTGCGTCCACCTTTGTGGCTTTGTTCATGTGGCTAAGCGTACCGGCAAAAGACCGACAATGACAAGTAATAGAAATAGTGACTTGTGACAGGACACATCAGTTGTAGACGCAGCAACGAAAGGTCACTCTGGACGTGCC
This region of Zingiber officinale cultivar Zhangliang chromosome 9A, Zo_v1.1, whole genome shotgun sequence genomic DNA includes:
- the LOC122021818 gene encoding uncharacterized protein LOC122021818; translated protein: MRDTCSGSTLAIIEKEPTRKPGGCIGIFLHLFDWKKKKQFSRKLLPPVNAAKRALKRLGGQDKFAIAKQLPVSQESRGGSCSYQDSSAKEMCAPTMIARLMGLESMPNVHHENKQAESRKVCSKSKTQPKTTRLLKNRRSLGKDTFRLEMSLEEQHRVASVIQSQRRSPRRRKARLREVATRILEPGLQFRNASKFGITNFDSSVKIAGGSDMPSSHDLHVGSCANCGSLVEVMNLRVNGKCPEELDHEYRGSSSSSSLNFEVREESLGRGVMQGCKKNQNACNRERSFNTRNGHGRYRNPENLTLRKNQLASGIENYSSDSEANVIAGASSKSSGNRTLVMGRTRTGRGNETKTWSMELDKDKMIARRRPASNHHIACDELSGGDFLSQKRITKELPMRKKFARSIVSHPKEQSITRNESIEDKKSINGSKKEKQRIFLSFSSGRRHVTRSTCQLNMVERNKCFNKVISGTSPKDSLLVDLRDKLSHLQDFEQNYNFQTDDCFPGINSLSILGRTSSFEKNYLCSSGYLDFSHQTFTDEQTANINENIQENAKSRTRVNSISCDGETDVSYVEASTSSDSCCCLNHNCLSGYKHMECHSPENCTKMEERNAETDDSETLVDINRLHSSKLSAITGSKLFKQNNYPDEAQEEVRNGMQGRAKCNVATMLVQRENLQGQLLLDCMVESLDSLYDYFCHKSYEGFVRYQYLSKRRLAELVEEKIIRWQHMDSKSPVELTKQEIQRPTNLDWLELMTGRIELSKNIEEDTLALIINELVVDLFRC